The following are encoded together in the bacterium genome:
- a CDS encoding UDP-N-acetylmuramoyl-L-alanyl-D-glutamate--2,6-diaminopimelate ligase — MPALRALLPADRIVAVRGSLDVAVRRVTTDSRDVQPGDVFVCLPGYRSEGGETRADRHEFVPAALAAGASALVVEREVSAPPEVAVVRVADAWAAVADMAAALHGHPSRALTMIGVTGTSGKTSTTYFVDAVLAAAGHRVARLGTIDYRLGDRTVPAAQTTPEAPLLQSLLRDAVDGGCTAAVMEVSSHALALRRVAAIDFDVAVFTNLSHDHLNFHPDMHHYRRAKGRLFEELSSGGKRGTAVVNVDDPHAAYIIEVNRGGLVTYGLTGDAAVRARDVHTTLAGVRFSADTPRGSIDVRLRHLGGYSVYNALAALAVGEAQGLPLDVIADGLAAAPPVPGRFELVDAGQDFVVAVDYAHKPDALARLVESARALRPRRLITVFGCGGDRDRAKRPVMGRIAAAGSDLTVITSDNPRSEDPAAIVAEIVAGARAVDRLGERTVVAVDRAAAIRLAIARAGRDDIVLIAGKGHEPYQLIAGVRHDFDDRLVALAALRERRGS; from the coding sequence ATGCCCGCGCTGCGCGCCCTGCTGCCCGCCGACCGCATCGTCGCGGTGCGCGGGTCGCTCGACGTCGCGGTGCGGCGCGTGACCACCGACTCGCGCGACGTCCAGCCCGGCGATGTCTTCGTCTGCCTGCCCGGCTATCGCAGCGAGGGCGGCGAGACGCGCGCCGACCGGCACGAATTCGTCCCCGCGGCGCTCGCCGCCGGCGCCAGCGCCCTGGTCGTCGAGCGCGAGGTGAGCGCGCCGCCCGAGGTCGCCGTGGTGCGCGTCGCCGACGCCTGGGCGGCGGTCGCCGACATGGCGGCCGCGCTCCATGGCCATCCGTCGCGCGCGCTGACGATGATCGGCGTCACCGGCACCAGCGGCAAGACCTCGACGACGTACTTCGTCGACGCCGTCCTCGCCGCCGCCGGACATCGCGTCGCCCGCCTCGGCACCATCGACTACCGGCTCGGCGACCGCACCGTGCCGGCGGCGCAGACGACGCCGGAGGCGCCGCTCCTGCAATCGCTGTTGCGCGACGCCGTCGACGGCGGCTGCACGGCCGCGGTGATGGAGGTGTCGTCGCACGCGCTCGCGTTGCGCCGCGTCGCCGCGATCGATTTCGACGTCGCGGTCTTCACCAACCTGAGCCACGACCACCTCAACTTCCACCCCGACATGCACCACTACCGCCGCGCCAAGGGCCGCCTGTTCGAGGAGCTGTCGAGCGGCGGCAAGCGCGGCACCGCGGTGGTCAACGTCGACGACCCGCACGCCGCGTACATCATCGAGGTCAACCGCGGCGGGCTCGTCACCTACGGGCTGACCGGCGACGCCGCCGTGCGGGCGCGCGATGTGCACACGACCCTCGCCGGCGTGCGCTTCAGCGCCGACACGCCACGCGGCAGCATCGACGTGCGCCTGCGCCACCTCGGCGGCTACTCGGTCTACAACGCGCTCGCCGCGCTGGCGGTCGGCGAGGCGCAGGGCCTGCCGCTCGACGTCATTGCCGACGGCCTGGCGGCGGCGCCGCCGGTGCCGGGTCGCTTCGAGCTGGTGGATGCGGGACAGGACTTCGTCGTCGCCGTCGACTACGCCCACAAGCCGGACGCGCTGGCGCGCCTGGTCGAGAGCGCCCGCGCTCTGCGGCCGCGCCGCCTGATCACCGTCTTCGGCTGCGGCGGCGATCGCGATCGCGCCAAGCGGCCGGTGATGGGGCGGATCGCCGCGGCCGGCAGCGACCTGACGGTGATCACGTCGGACAATCCGCGCAGCGAGGACCCGGCGGCCATCGTCGCCGAGATCGTCGCCGGCGCGCGCGCGGTCGACCGGCTCGGCGAGCGGACCGTCGTCGCCGTCGACCGGGCCGCCGCCATCCGGCTCGCCATCGCCCGCGCCGGCCGCGACGACATCGTCCTCATCGCCGGCAAGGGGCACGAGCCGTACCAACTCATCGCCGGCGTTCGCCACGACTTCGACGATCGCCTGGTGGCCCTGGCGGCGCTGCGGGAGCGCCGCGGATCCTGA
- a CDS encoding transporter substrate-binding domain-containing protein: MSERCRGPRGARAARAIRGVVALAALLAGCATHPLRVASSGDYPPFTSLAADGARQGLDVAIATRLAADLGLTLEWVPLAWPELAAAVVRGDFDVALSGVTMRADRALIGRYARPYALTRAVPAIRPGDATRWRSPADLNRRGVRIAVNAGGHLETVARQRFPRATIVPVADNRLAEALAEARIAAIVTDTAELAAWPAAGPRPLALAPLSVDDKAPLLPPDRGELAARIDDWLMAREADGWLDAQRVRALGESAARDDAAAARQAVAAWVRLRLALMPDVAVAKRAAGLPIEDREQEARVLARAREQVPAAPDRAAAVYGELIAMAKAAQQRTPERPGAPPSLATLRAALARIDESLCRELAHLPPGSLPEWRAALQQTGAPPPSIERLAAALAF; this comes from the coding sequence ATGAGCGAGCGGTGTCGAGGTCCGCGCGGCGCGCGCGCGGCGCGCGCCATCCGCGGCGTGGTGGCGCTGGCGGCGCTGCTCGCCGGCTGCGCGACGCACCCGCTGCGCGTCGCCAGCAGCGGCGACTACCCGCCGTTCACCAGCCTCGCCGCCGACGGCGCGCGCCAGGGCCTGGACGTCGCCATCGCCACGCGCCTCGCCGCGGACCTCGGCCTGACGCTGGAATGGGTGCCGCTGGCGTGGCCGGAGCTCGCCGCCGCCGTGGTGCGCGGCGACTTCGACGTCGCCTTGAGCGGCGTCACGATGCGCGCCGACCGGGCGCTCATCGGCCGCTACGCGCGACCGTACGCGCTGACCCGCGCCGTGCCGGCGATCCGCCCCGGCGACGCGACGCGCTGGCGCTCGCCCGCCGACCTGAACCGGCGCGGCGTGCGCATCGCCGTCAACGCCGGCGGCCATCTCGAGACCGTCGCGCGGCAGCGCTTCCCGCGCGCGACCATCGTCCCGGTGGCCGACAACCGCCTCGCCGAAGCGCTGGCCGAGGCGCGGATCGCGGCGATCGTCACCGATACCGCCGAGCTCGCCGCCTGGCCGGCGGCCGGGCCCCGCCCGCTGGCGCTGGCGCCGCTGAGCGTCGACGACAAGGCGCCGCTGCTGCCGCCCGACCGCGGCGAGCTGGCGGCGCGCATCGACGACTGGCTGATGGCGCGCGAGGCCGACGGCTGGCTCGACGCGCAACGCGTGCGCGCCCTCGGGGAATCGGCGGCGCGCGACGACGCCGCCGCCGCGCGCCAGGCGGTGGCGGCATGGGTGCGGCTGCGGCTGGCGCTGATGCCGGACGTCGCCGTCGCCAAGCGCGCCGCCGGGCTGCCGATCGAGGACCGCGAGCAGGAGGCGCGCGTGCTGGCGCGGGCGCGCGAGCAGGTGCCGGCGGCGCCGGACCGCGCTGCGGCGGTCTACGGCGAGCTGATCGCGATGGCGAAGGCGGCGCAGCAGCGGACCCCGGAACGCCCCGGCGCCCCGCCATCGCTCGCGACGCTGCGCGCCGCGCTCGCCCGCATCGACGAGTCGCTGTGCCGCGAGCTGGCGCACCTGCCGCCGGGCTCGCTGCCGGAGTGGCGCGCGGCGCTGCAGCAGACCGGCGCCCCGCCGCCGTCGATCGAGCGCCTGGCGGCGGCGCTGGCGTTCTGA
- a CDS encoding nuclear transport factor 2 family protein, translating to MSRNADRLRQLFADLERLDFVAVADHCAEDCSYEDVPYAEATVVGREAIRAKLALGLGTLERLPTTIHELLEQGDTIMVERTEVWHHPTGERATLPVAAVFKFRDGLITLWRDYWDAPTLFRQQPASWLPDIPR from the coding sequence ATGTCGCGCAATGCCGATCGTCTCCGCCAGCTCTTCGCCGACCTCGAGCGCCTCGACTTCGTCGCCGTCGCCGATCACTGCGCCGAGGACTGCTCCTACGAGGACGTCCCCTACGCCGAGGCGACCGTCGTCGGTCGCGAGGCGATCCGCGCCAAGCTGGCGCTCGGCCTCGGCACGCTCGAGCGCCTGCCGACCACCATCCACGAGCTGCTCGAGCAGGGCGATACGATCATGGTCGAGCGCACCGAGGTCTGGCACCATCCGACCGGCGAGCGCGCCACCCTGCCGGTCGCGGCGGTGTTCAAATTCCGCGACGGCCTGATCACCCTCTGGCGCGACTACTGGGACGCGCCGACCCTGTTCCGCCAGCAGCCCGCGAGCTGGCTGCCGGACATCCCCCGATAG
- a CDS encoding aldo/keto reductase, with product MTLSLPALGLGTWAWGDSATWGMDAYDRSYDFDTIRAAYRASVDAGVTLLDSAEMYGNGESERIIGRLLAEDPARAERVIVATKFMPYPWRVPFAKRLRESLQASLERLQRPSVHLYQIHGPISMRSPRTIANALAAAHRDGLFQAAGVSNYSAAEVRAIHAALAAHGVPLATNQVELSLLRAMPERTGLLAACRELGVTVLAYSPLAMGRLSGKYSAANPPPGKRNFSAYPMDEIEPVLQALCAIGARAGGRTPAQVALNWIMCKGAVPIPGAKNATQAAQNAGALGWTLSAADVATLDAVAKFGQRGIFNRVWQHG from the coding sequence ATGACCCTCTCGCTTCCGGCTCTCGGACTTGGCACCTGGGCGTGGGGCGACAGCGCGACCTGGGGCATGGACGCGTACGATCGCAGCTACGACTTCGACACCATCCGCGCCGCCTATCGGGCGTCGGTCGATGCCGGCGTCACCCTCCTGGACAGCGCCGAGATGTACGGCAACGGCGAGAGCGAGCGGATCATCGGCCGCTTGCTCGCCGAGGATCCGGCGCGCGCCGAGCGGGTCATCGTCGCCACCAAGTTCATGCCGTATCCGTGGCGCGTCCCGTTCGCGAAACGGTTGCGCGAGTCGCTGCAGGCGTCGCTGGAGCGGCTGCAGCGCCCGTCGGTGCACCTGTACCAGATCCACGGTCCGATCAGCATGCGCTCGCCGCGCACCATCGCCAACGCGCTGGCCGCGGCCCACCGCGACGGGCTCTTCCAGGCGGCGGGCGTGTCGAACTATTCGGCGGCCGAGGTGCGCGCCATCCACGCCGCGCTCGCGGCGCACGGCGTGCCACTGGCGACCAATCAGGTCGAGCTCTCGCTGCTGCGCGCCATGCCGGAGCGCACCGGCCTGCTCGCCGCCTGCCGCGAGCTCGGCGTCACCGTGCTGGCGTACTCGCCGCTCGCCATGGGCCGCCTCAGCGGCAAGTACAGCGCCGCCAATCCGCCGCCGGGCAAGCGCAACTTCTCCGCCTATCCGATGGACGAGATCGAGCCGGTCCTGCAGGCGCTGTGCGCGATCGGCGCCCGCGCCGGCGGCCGGACGCCGGCGCAGGTGGCGCTCAACTGGATCATGTGCAAGGGCGCGGTGCCGATCCCCGGCGCCAAGAACGCGACGCAGGCGGCGCAGAACGCCGGCGCGCTCGGCTGGACGCTGTCCGCCGCCGACGTCGCCACCCTCGACGCGGTCGCCAAATTCGGCCAGCGCGGCATCTTCAACCGCGTCTGGCAGCACGGCTGA
- a CDS encoding FAD:protein FMN transferase: protein MGTVLTVTVVAADERTAGRLADAAIAEARRWDDILTTWRPDGELARLNARAGQGPVEVSADLAAALRAMVALSAETDGAFDPAVGPLVERWRGPEPPRPPPLASDATRIATALRLDGQRASLVSGAALDAGGVGKGLALDAMAALLRRAGARAAFLDFGGSSQLAIGTPANDAPGWRVALGGLAPGRLLGETMLRDAALSTSRASSGPSPAGPIIDPRRGAPVFAPRIATARAGDATSAEAWTKALIVDGRAALAAAQTRGLAALVEDGDGIAATDSPRLCAPPCPAVVSSPP, encoded by the coding sequence ATGGGAACCGTGCTCACGGTGACGGTCGTGGCGGCCGACGAGCGGACAGCCGGCCGCCTCGCCGACGCCGCGATCGCCGAGGCGCGCCGCTGGGACGACATCCTCACCACCTGGCGGCCGGATGGCGAGCTGGCGCGGCTGAATGCCCGCGCCGGACAGGGACCGGTCGAGGTCAGCGCCGATCTCGCCGCCGCGCTGCGCGCCATGGTCGCGCTGTCCGCCGAGACCGACGGCGCGTTCGACCCCGCCGTCGGGCCGCTGGTCGAACGCTGGCGCGGCCCGGAGCCGCCGCGGCCGCCGCCGCTGGCGTCGGACGCGACGCGCATCGCCACCGCGTTGCGCCTCGACGGCCAGCGCGCGTCGCTGGTGAGCGGCGCCGCGCTGGATGCCGGTGGGGTCGGCAAGGGCCTGGCGCTCGACGCCATGGCAGCCCTGCTGCGCCGCGCCGGGGCGCGCGCGGCCTTTCTCGATTTCGGCGGCTCGAGCCAGCTCGCGATCGGCACCCCGGCGAACGACGCCCCCGGCTGGCGCGTCGCGCTCGGCGGCCTGGCGCCCGGCAGGCTGCTCGGCGAGACGATGCTGCGCGACGCCGCGCTGTCGACCTCGCGCGCCAGCAGCGGTCCGAGCCCGGCCGGTCCGATCATCGATCCGCGCCGCGGCGCGCCGGTGTTCGCGCCGCGGATCGCCACCGCCCGCGCCGGCGACGCGACCAGCGCCGAGGCGTGGACCAAGGCGTTGATCGTCGACGGCCGCGCCGCGCTGGCGGCGGCGCAGACGCGCGGGCTGGCGGCGCTGGTCGAGGACGGCGACGGCATCGCCGCCACCGACTCGCCGCGGCTCTGTGCGCCGCCGTGCCCGGCTGTGGTATCGAGCCCGCCATGA
- a CDS encoding FMN-binding protein, producing MRRRTPALSLALMLLASVAPAKVFYAKDEALRLAFPDADAIETRDVFLTPEQRAAIEDKAKSKLDSDLLTIYVGERGGARLGYAMLDTHTVRTLPETFLIVLSPQGTVAATHLLAFYEPLEYSPPVRWLQQFHDATLTDDLRIGRGIVAITGSTLTSEAVTGGVRRALAIYDVLLKGK from the coding sequence ATGCGCCGCCGCACGCCCGCTCTGTCGCTGGCGCTGATGCTGCTCGCCAGCGTCGCGCCCGCCAAGGTCTTCTACGCCAAGGACGAGGCGCTGCGCCTGGCCTTTCCCGACGCCGACGCGATCGAGACCCGCGACGTCTTCCTCACCCCCGAACAACGCGCCGCGATCGAGGACAAGGCCAAGTCGAAGCTCGATTCCGACCTGCTGACGATCTACGTCGGCGAGCGCGGCGGCGCCCGGCTGGGCTACGCCATGCTCGACACCCATACGGTGCGCACCCTGCCGGAGACGTTCCTGATCGTCCTCTCCCCCCAGGGCACGGTCGCCGCCACGCACCTGCTGGCGTTCTACGAGCCGCTCGAATACTCCCCGCCGGTGCGCTGGCTGCAGCAGTTTCACGACGCCACCCTCACCGACGACCTGCGCATCGGCCGCGGCATCGTCGCGATCACCGGCTCGACCCTCACGTCCGAGGCGGTGACCGGCGGCGTGCGCCGGGCGCTGGCGATCTACGACGTGCTGCTGAAGGGCAAGTGA
- a CDS encoding FTR1 family protein yields MRWRPPALGPCALGAAVLFLACSARAAAPDAAATADIRRSLTLLNVVGEEYREGVVDGQVVLPVEYEEARTFLDEARGRLTTSDPAVAQALAASFDQIRAAIEAQAPVDRVRTQLETLRGEVTSRTGVSEPIFPERSPSAARGRALFEDHCTACHGAAADGHGPAAAALRPPPANFTDAAFMRAETPFDFFHIITLGRATAAMPAWGDVLSLQDRWDLVSFLWTVAGTPGHAAEGQGVYLSACASCHGAAGDGRGEYAAALSAPLAPLNVAATLARSSDADLARLIAEGRPGTAMPGFAGRLSPAQIDAAAAYVRQLSLGGEDGTQRVAADGEAARLAGLLTLIASEYQKAVPASGAVVEQEMVEVGILLAQAQQQAPHLQATLAQRDAAAAAQLASALAATADAIGRRAPAVEVVAAAGRAKQLVEAQFPAAGEAGATSAPDALAAAERLLGDALAAYQAGNPRAVYIVSDAYFQFDPLEQALALSHGTLVRRIEARFTELRGVMSQPGREADAAALVAAMSADLEAVRLAAAPRESAGNLMFQGAFIILREGFEVVLIVGALLAYAVRSGSKAMRPPILWGGAIGIVASLLTAWVLAQIFEATGAAGEVLEGATMLLAAAVLFFVSYWLISKAEAERWQRYIQGKVKTAVATGNLLALASAAFLAVYREGVETVLFYKALLDGAGEQRGAVVLGFGLGLAGLAVVYVLYQRLGRRLPLRQFFLITGGLLYYLAVVFAGKGVAEFQGAGVVSTTLVPWMPRIDALGVFPTVETLAAQGVLLLCAVYAAAVALRPGAAKPDVAIEEPAARAAKS; encoded by the coding sequence ATGCGTTGGCGTCCTCCCGCTCTCGGCCCGTGCGCGCTCGGCGCGGCGGTGCTGTTCCTCGCGTGCTCCGCACGCGCCGCGGCGCCCGACGCGGCGGCGACCGCCGACATCCGGCGCAGCCTGACGCTGCTCAACGTCGTCGGCGAGGAGTATCGCGAAGGGGTCGTCGACGGGCAGGTGGTGCTGCCGGTCGAATACGAGGAGGCGCGCACCTTCCTCGACGAGGCGCGCGGGCGGCTGACGACGTCGGACCCGGCGGTGGCGCAGGCGCTGGCCGCCAGCTTCGACCAGATCCGGGCCGCCATCGAGGCCCAGGCGCCGGTCGACCGGGTCCGCACCCAGCTCGAGACCCTGCGCGGCGAGGTCACCAGCCGCACCGGCGTCAGCGAGCCCATCTTCCCGGAGCGCAGCCCGTCGGCGGCGCGCGGACGGGCCCTGTTCGAGGACCACTGCACCGCCTGCCATGGCGCGGCGGCCGACGGCCACGGCCCCGCCGCCGCGGCGCTGCGCCCGCCGCCGGCGAACTTCACCGACGCCGCGTTCATGCGCGCCGAGACGCCCTTCGACTTCTTCCACATCATCACCCTCGGCCGCGCCACGGCGGCGATGCCGGCCTGGGGCGACGTGCTCTCGCTGCAGGACCGCTGGGACCTGGTGAGCTTCCTGTGGACGGTCGCCGGCACCCCCGGACACGCCGCCGAAGGGCAGGGCGTCTACCTCTCCGCCTGCGCCAGTTGCCACGGCGCGGCCGGCGACGGCCGCGGCGAGTACGCGGCCGCGTTGAGCGCGCCGCTGGCGCCGCTCAACGTCGCGGCGACCCTGGCGCGCAGCAGCGACGCCGATCTGGCGCGCCTGATCGCCGAGGGCCGACCCGGCACCGCCATGCCCGGCTTCGCCGGACGGCTGAGCCCGGCGCAGATCGACGCCGCGGCCGCCTATGTCCGCCAGCTCTCGCTCGGCGGCGAGGACGGGACGCAGCGCGTCGCCGCCGACGGCGAAGCGGCCCGGCTCGCCGGTCTCCTGACGCTGATCGCCAGCGAGTACCAGAAGGCAGTGCCCGCCAGCGGCGCGGTGGTCGAGCAGGAGATGGTCGAGGTCGGCATCCTGCTGGCGCAGGCGCAGCAGCAGGCGCCGCACCTGCAGGCGACGCTCGCGCAGCGCGATGCCGCCGCGGCGGCGCAGCTCGCATCGGCGCTGGCGGCGACCGCGGACGCGATCGGGCGCCGCGCGCCGGCGGTCGAGGTGGTCGCCGCCGCCGGCCGCGCCAAGCAACTCGTCGAGGCGCAGTTCCCGGCGGCCGGCGAAGCGGGGGCGACGTCCGCGCCCGACGCGCTCGCCGCCGCCGAGCGTCTGCTCGGTGACGCGCTCGCGGCCTACCAGGCCGGCAATCCGCGCGCCGTCTACATCGTCTCCGACGCCTACTTCCAGTTCGACCCGCTGGAGCAGGCGCTGGCGCTGTCGCACGGCACCCTGGTGCGCCGCATCGAGGCTCGCTTCACCGAGCTGCGCGGCGTCATGAGCCAGCCCGGCCGCGAGGCCGACGCCGCGGCGCTGGTCGCCGCGATGAGCGCCGATCTGGAAGCGGTCCGCCTCGCCGCCGCGCCGCGCGAGAGCGCCGGCAACCTGATGTTCCAGGGCGCCTTCATCATCCTGCGCGAGGGCTTCGAGGTGGTGCTGATCGTCGGCGCGCTGCTCGCCTACGCGGTGCGCAGCGGCAGCAAGGCGATGCGGCCGCCGATCCTCTGGGGCGGCGCCATCGGCATCGTCGCCAGTCTCCTGACCGCCTGGGTGCTGGCGCAGATCTTCGAGGCCACCGGCGCCGCCGGCGAGGTGCTCGAAGGCGCGACCATGCTGCTCGCCGCCGCGGTGCTGTTCTTCGTCAGCTACTGGCTGATCTCGAAGGCCGAGGCGGAGCGTTGGCAGCGCTACATCCAGGGCAAAGTGAAGACCGCCGTCGCCACCGGCAACCTCCTCGCCCTCGCCAGCGCCGCCTTCCTGGCGGTGTACCGCGAGGGCGTCGAGACGGTGCTCTTCTACAAGGCGCTGCTCGACGGCGCCGGCGAGCAGCGCGGCGCGGTGGTGCTCGGCTTCGGCCTCGGCCTGGCCGGACTGGCGGTGGTCTACGTGCTCTACCAGCGGCTCGGCCGCCGCCTGCCGCTGCGCCAGTTCTTCCTGATCACCGGCGGCCTGCTCTATTACTTGGCGGTGGTCTTCGCCGGGAAGGGCGTCGCCGAGTTCCAGGGCGCGGGCGTCGTCTCGACGACGCTGGTGCCGTGGATGCCGCGCATCGACGCGCTCGGCGTCTTTCCGACGGTCGAGACCCTGGCCGCCCAGGGGGTGCTGCTCCTCTGCGCCGTCTACGCTGCCGCTGTCGCCCTGCGACCCGGCGCCGCCAAGCCCGACGTTGCCATCGAGGAGCCCGCGGCGCGCGCCGCGAAGAGCTGA
- a CDS encoding transcriptional repressor, translating into MTDAKRTADERFTRFKEHLRLQRLKSTTQRDTIVRAFLDTQRHVSVEELYAEVRRRNPRIGYATVYRTMKLLTECGVAAERHFRDGEARYESAEKKHHDHLICERCGKIVEFEEPRIEHLQEDTAKRLGFQFTGHKMELYGVCRDCRRARAQQEAI; encoded by the coding sequence ATGACGGACGCGAAGCGCACGGCGGATGAGCGCTTCACCCGCTTCAAGGAGCACCTGCGGCTCCAGCGGCTGAAGTCGACCACCCAACGCGACACCATCGTCCGCGCCTTCCTCGACACCCAGCGCCACGTCTCGGTCGAAGAGCTGTACGCCGAGGTGCGCCGCCGCAACCCGCGCATCGGCTACGCGACGGTCTACCGCACCATGAAGCTGCTCACCGAGTGCGGCGTCGCCGCCGAGCGCCATTTCCGCGACGGCGAGGCGCGCTACGAGAGCGCCGAGAAGAAGCACCACGACCACCTCATCTGCGAGCGCTGCGGCAAGATCGTCGAGTTCGAGGAGCCGCGGATCGAGCACCTGCAGGAGGACACCGCCAAGCGCCTCGGCTTCCAGTTCACCGGCCACAAGATGGAGCTCTACGGGGTGTGCCGGGACTGCCGCCGCGCTCGCGCCCAGCAGGAAGCCATCTGA
- a CDS encoding universal stress protein — MIKTILVGLDGSEHSRAAARYALWLAERLHGCVVGLHVVDIVSIEGSFFHDISGSLGFEPYLDFSSKMRGVLEERGRGLLDAFAEQAAQRSIRADTVMAMGIVANEISERARTADLVVIGHRGVNERFSTGLLGGTSESVTRKCPKPVLISPMSFSEIRAPLLAYDGSARAAAVMQQAAEFCASLHLPLTVLTVNRDEEQGRRVLAEAEAYLGPYGLTTRTELQQTGNAPERIANFIRERGHDLLFIGAYGHGRIIEMVLGSTTEYVLRNAECPVFLHR, encoded by the coding sequence GTGATCAAGACGATTCTCGTCGGCCTCGACGGATCGGAGCACTCGCGCGCCGCGGCGCGGTACGCGCTCTGGCTGGCGGAGCGGCTGCACGGCTGCGTGGTCGGCCTGCACGTCGTCGACATCGTCTCGATCGAGGGCTCGTTCTTCCACGACATCTCGGGATCCCTGGGCTTCGAGCCGTACCTCGACTTCTCGTCGAAGATGCGCGGCGTGCTCGAGGAACGCGGGCGCGGCCTGCTGGACGCGTTTGCCGAGCAGGCGGCGCAGCGCAGCATCCGTGCCGACACGGTGATGGCGATGGGCATCGTCGCCAACGAGATCAGCGAGCGGGCGCGCACCGCCGACCTGGTGGTGATCGGCCACCGGGGGGTGAACGAGCGCTTCTCGACGGGGCTCCTCGGCGGCACCTCGGAGAGCGTCACCCGCAAGTGCCCCAAGCCGGTGCTCATCTCGCCGATGTCGTTCAGCGAGATCCGCGCTCCGCTGCTCGCCTACGACGGCAGCGCGCGCGCCGCGGCGGTGATGCAGCAGGCGGCGGAGTTCTGCGCCTCCCTGCACCTGCCGCTCACCGTGCTCACCGTGAACCGCGACGAGGAGCAGGGGCGGCGCGTCCTCGCCGAAGCCGAGGCGTATCTCGGCCCCTATGGGTTGACGACGCGGACGGAGTTGCAGCAGACGGGCAACGCGCCCGAGCGCATCGCCAACTTCATCCGCGAGCGCGGCCACGATCTGCTGTTCATCGGCGCCTACGGACACGGGCGGATCATCGAGATGGTGCTGGGCAGCACGACCGAATACGTGCTGCGCAACGCCGAATGCCCGGTGTTCCTGCACCGGTGA